The proteins below are encoded in one region of Microbispora sp. NBC_01189:
- a CDS encoding DAK2 domain-containing protein gives MLKELDPPAVRRWSRHCATALGRARTEIDALNVFPVPDGDTGTNLHLTLLSAADALDALPAGADGDATWAALARGALLGARGNSGVIVSQALKGLADTLGPARGDGADLRAGLARAAETARAAVARPVEGTLLTVLSAAARAVRDAPDDLAGVARLAAEEARRALRRTTGQLDVLSRNGVVDAGAAGLVIVLESLAEVVIEAYSERHEVPAPAGRVVPEARGKVVPEARVRPVPEARGKVVPEARVGLVPEARGGRAREEAGRHADGPGYEVMYLLDAGADGVGRLRAELDALGDSLVIVGGEGLWNVHVHVDDAGAAVEAGLRAGRPYRIRVTWLGARPHEPGPVRGVVAVAAGDGLAALFAEAGAVVVRREPGSVPPVAALVRAIRDAGAEVAVLPNDAAVYDVAVAAAEIAREEGATVSVLPTRASVQGLAALAVHDPLRRFDDDIVAMTDAAGHTRHGHVWVADRAAVTSAGLCRPGEVLGVVDGEVALIGADLAATAVEVARRLVSGGSEMVTLVIGAGAPPEVARAVEDDLERTRPDLEIVVYEGGQGGYPLLIGAE, from the coding sequence ATGCTCAAGGAGCTCGATCCCCCCGCCGTACGGCGCTGGTCCCGGCACTGCGCCACGGCGCTCGGCCGGGCCAGGACGGAGATCGACGCGCTCAACGTCTTCCCCGTGCCGGACGGGGACACCGGGACGAACCTGCACCTCACCCTCCTGTCCGCGGCGGACGCGCTGGACGCGCTGCCCGCCGGCGCGGACGGCGACGCCACCTGGGCGGCGCTGGCCCGTGGAGCGCTGCTCGGCGCGCGGGGCAACTCCGGCGTGATCGTCAGCCAGGCGCTCAAGGGCCTCGCCGACACGCTCGGCCCGGCCCGGGGCGACGGCGCCGACCTGCGCGCCGGCCTCGCGAGGGCGGCCGAGACGGCCCGGGCGGCGGTGGCCAGGCCGGTGGAGGGCACCCTGCTCACCGTGCTGTCCGCCGCCGCGCGGGCCGTACGGGACGCGCCGGACGACCTGGCCGGGGTGGCCCGCCTCGCGGCGGAGGAGGCGCGGCGGGCGCTGCGCCGCACGACCGGGCAGCTCGACGTGCTGTCCCGCAACGGCGTGGTCGACGCCGGCGCGGCCGGGCTGGTGATCGTCCTGGAGAGCCTGGCCGAGGTGGTGATCGAGGCGTACAGCGAGCGGCACGAGGTGCCCGCCCCGGCCGGGCGGGTCGTGCCGGAGGCGCGCGGGAAAGTCGTGCCGGAGGCGCGCGTCAGGCCCGTGCCGGAGGCGCGCGGGAAAGTCGTGCCGGAGGCGCGCGTCGGTCTTGTGCCGGAGGCGCGCGGCGGGCGCGCGCGGGAAGAGGCCGGGCGGCACGCGGACGGCCCCGGCTACGAGGTCATGTACCTCCTGGACGCGGGCGCGGACGGGGTGGGCCGGCTGAGGGCGGAGCTCGACGCGCTCGGCGACAGCCTGGTGATCGTCGGCGGGGAGGGCCTGTGGAACGTCCACGTCCACGTGGACGACGCGGGCGCGGCCGTCGAGGCCGGGCTCCGGGCCGGGCGCCCGTACCGGATCAGGGTCACCTGGCTCGGGGCGCGGCCGCACGAGCCGGGCCCGGTCAGGGGAGTGGTGGCGGTCGCCGCCGGAGACGGCCTGGCGGCCCTGTTCGCGGAGGCGGGCGCGGTGGTCGTACGGCGCGAGCCGGGGTCGGTTCCGCCGGTCGCCGCGCTGGTGCGGGCGATCCGCGACGCCGGCGCGGAGGTCGCGGTGCTGCCCAACGACGCCGCCGTGTACGACGTGGCGGTCGCCGCCGCCGAGATCGCCAGGGAGGAGGGCGCGACCGTCAGCGTCCTGCCCACCCGGGCCTCCGTGCAGGGACTCGCCGCGCTGGCCGTGCACGACCCGCTCCGCCGGTTCGACGACGACATCGTGGCGATGACGGACGCGGCCGGGCACACCCGGCACGGGCACGTGTGGGTGGCCGACCGCGCGGCGGTGACCAGCGCGGGCCTGTGCCGTCCCGGCGAGGTGCTCGGGGTGGTGGACGGCGAGGTCGCGCTGATCGGCGCGGATTTGGCCGCGACCGCGGTCGAGGTCGCCCGGCGCCTGGTGTCGGGCGGCAGCGAGATGGTCACGCTCGTCATCGGCGCGGGCGCGCCGCCGGAGGTCGCGCGGGCCGTCGAGGACGACCTGGAGCGGACGCGGCCCGACCTCGAGATCGTCGTGTA
- the rpmB gene encoding 50S ribosomal protein L28 — MASVCDVCAKKPIFGNNISHSHRRTRRRWNPNIQTVRAVVNGTPKRMNVCTSCIKAGKVTR, encoded by the coding sequence GTGGCTTCCGTCTGCGACGTCTGCGCCAAGAAGCCGATTTTCGGCAACAACATCTCCCACTCTCACCGCCGCACCCGCCGCCGCTGGAACCCCAACATCCAGACCGTGCGCGCGGTGGTCAACGGGACGCCGAAGCGGATGAACGTCTGCACCTCCTGCATCAAGGCGGGCAAGGTCACCCGCTGA